One Egicoccus halophilus genomic region harbors:
- a CDS encoding DUF4383 domain-containing protein has translation MSRDPNTANTTNTAGTAGKHPAQYLALAIGVLYVLIGIAGFFVTGFDGFADPDGELLLGVFEVNPLHNIVHLLIGAAGLALWNRLDRARIYGWLLAIGYGATFVYGLFVANTDDQANFLALNQPDNWLHLGSALAGLAIALWPARDRDHSAAGRR, from the coding sequence ATGAGCCGCGACCCGAACACCGCCAACACCACCAACACGGCCGGCACCGCCGGCAAACACCCCGCCCAGTACCTGGCCCTCGCGATCGGGGTGCTCTACGTCCTGATCGGGATCGCCGGGTTCTTCGTGACCGGCTTCGACGGCTTCGCCGACCCGGACGGGGAGCTGCTGCTCGGGGTCTTCGAGGTCAACCCGCTGCACAACATCGTCCACCTGCTGATCGGTGCCGCCGGCCTGGCGCTGTGGAACCGGCTCGACCGGGCCCGCATCTACGGCTGGTTGCTCGCGATCGGCTACGGCGCCACGTTCGTCTACGGACTGTTCGTCGCCAACACCGACGACCAGGCCAACTTCCTGGCCCTGAACCAGCCCGACAACTGGCTGCATCTGGGCAGCGCCCTGGCCGGTCTCGCCATCGCCCTGTGGCCGGCGCGCGACCGCGACCACAGCGCCGCCGGGCGTCGCTGA
- a CDS encoding polyribonucleotide nucleotidyltransferase, producing MGTLGTYEHNVEIDGKTITFEAGTLAQQAGGAVVTTLGDTKVLTTTTASKQPKDFLPFFPLTIEVEERMYANGRIPGSFFKREGRPSENAILVCRLTDRPLRPTFAEGLRNEVQVVNTVVQTVQFDPYDVVAMNGSSLSTMLSGLPFAGPIAAVRYAMLRDGSWIAFPSFEELEEEAVFNMVISGRVEDDGEVAILMIEAEATPDAWVKVEMGAPAPTEQVVGQAIEDVKPIIKQLCEAQQAFVDEVGARDAGEFPLFVDYTDEVFDAVWGFAADRVTSIYRDAELTKAERNDQLDVVRQESIAHVVADGPEDLDEDARGKQASEAFRSTEKKVVRQLIVDDGFRIDGRGPSDLRQLSAEVGVLPKTHGSALFQRGETQVLSVLALGTQRDGQRLDTLDPQDEKLFLHHYNMPPYSTGEAGRVGSPKRREIGHGALAERALIPVLPEQDTWPYAMRVVSDVLSSNGSTSMGSVCAASMALMDGGVPVHAQVAGIAMGLVYENGKYTTLTDIQGVEDFFGDMDFKVAGPENFITALQLDTKLAGIPANVLQDALLQARDARLQILEVMNDAIGEPRDEVAETAPRVEIVSIPQDKIGAVIGPRGAIIKELVEVTGAQIDVDEEDGRGVVKIYASSREQAQDALDRVNAIANPQLPEVGERYSATVVKTVDFGAFVNLTPGTDGLLHISELSKMAGKRLNHAEDAVEVGQQVLVEVKDVLDGGRKFKLEYVGERAGGNDDGDADGGDDEPRGGRDRGGDRERGDRGGDRERGGRGGDRERGGDRERGGDRERGGRERGERGGDRERGGRGGDRERGGDRDRGGDRDRGGDRERGGDRERGGDRERGGDRERGGREGGGDGGGERTRTRTRSRSRERD from the coding sequence GTGGGCACGCTCGGAACGTACGAACACAACGTCGAGATCGACGGCAAGACCATCACCTTCGAAGCCGGCACCCTGGCCCAGCAGGCCGGTGGCGCGGTCGTCACCACCCTCGGTGACACGAAGGTCCTGACGACCACCACGGCGTCGAAGCAGCCCAAGGACTTCCTGCCGTTCTTCCCCCTCACCATCGAGGTCGAGGAGCGGATGTACGCCAACGGGCGCATCCCGGGCTCGTTCTTCAAGCGCGAGGGCCGTCCGTCGGAGAACGCCATCCTGGTGTGCCGGCTGACCGACCGCCCGCTGCGCCCGACGTTCGCCGAGGGACTGCGCAACGAGGTCCAGGTCGTCAACACCGTCGTGCAGACGGTGCAGTTCGACCCCTACGACGTCGTCGCGATGAACGGCTCGTCGCTGTCGACGATGCTCTCGGGCCTGCCGTTCGCCGGCCCGATCGCCGCCGTGCGCTACGCGATGCTGCGCGACGGCTCCTGGATCGCCTTCCCCTCCTTCGAGGAGCTCGAGGAGGAGGCGGTCTTCAACATGGTGATCTCCGGCCGCGTCGAGGACGACGGCGAGGTCGCCATCCTCATGATCGAGGCCGAGGCCACCCCGGACGCGTGGGTGAAGGTCGAGATGGGCGCCCCGGCGCCGACCGAGCAGGTCGTCGGTCAGGCCATCGAGGACGTCAAGCCGATCATCAAGCAGCTGTGCGAGGCGCAGCAGGCGTTCGTCGACGAGGTCGGCGCCCGTGACGCGGGCGAGTTCCCGCTGTTCGTCGACTACACCGACGAGGTCTTCGACGCCGTCTGGGGCTTCGCCGCCGACCGGGTCACCTCGATCTACCGCGACGCCGAGCTGACCAAGGCCGAGCGCAACGACCAGCTCGACGTCGTGCGCCAGGAGTCGATCGCGCACGTGGTCGCCGACGGCCCGGAGGACCTCGACGAGGACGCCCGTGGCAAGCAGGCGTCCGAGGCGTTCCGCTCGACCGAGAAGAAGGTCGTGCGCCAGCTGATCGTCGACGACGGCTTCCGCATCGACGGGCGCGGCCCGAGCGACCTGCGGCAGCTGAGCGCCGAGGTCGGCGTGCTGCCCAAGACCCACGGATCGGCGCTGTTCCAGCGCGGCGAGACCCAGGTCCTGTCGGTCCTGGCGCTGGGCACCCAGCGCGACGGACAGCGGCTCGACACCCTCGACCCCCAGGACGAGAAGCTGTTCCTGCACCACTACAACATGCCGCCCTACTCGACCGGTGAGGCCGGCCGGGTCGGCAGCCCCAAGCGTCGCGAGATCGGCCACGGTGCGCTGGCCGAGCGTGCCCTGATCCCGGTCCTGCCCGAGCAGGACACCTGGCCGTACGCGATGCGGGTCGTCTCCGACGTCCTCAGCTCCAACGGCTCGACCTCGATGGGGTCGGTGTGCGCCGCGTCGATGGCGCTGATGGACGGCGGTGTGCCGGTGCACGCGCAGGTCGCCGGTATCGCGATGGGGCTGGTGTACGAGAACGGCAAGTACACCACCCTGACCGACATCCAGGGCGTCGAGGACTTCTTCGGCGACATGGACTTCAAGGTCGCGGGTCCCGAGAACTTCATCACCGCGCTGCAGTTGGACACCAAGCTCGCCGGCATCCCGGCCAACGTCCTGCAGGACGCGCTGCTGCAGGCCCGCGACGCCCGCCTGCAGATCCTCGAGGTGATGAACGACGCCATCGGCGAGCCGCGCGACGAGGTCGCCGAGACCGCCCCGCGGGTCGAGATCGTCAGCATCCCGCAGGACAAGATCGGTGCGGTCATCGGCCCGCGCGGGGCGATCATCAAGGAGCTGGTGGAGGTCACCGGCGCCCAGATCGACGTCGACGAGGAGGACGGCCGCGGCGTCGTCAAGATCTACGCCAGCTCCCGTGAGCAGGCGCAGGACGCCCTCGACCGGGTCAACGCGATCGCCAACCCGCAGCTGCCCGAGGTCGGCGAGCGCTACAGCGCCACGGTCGTCAAGACGGTCGACTTCGGCGCCTTCGTGAACCTCACCCCGGGGACCGACGGGCTGCTGCACATCTCCGAGCTGTCGAAGATGGCCGGCAAGCGGCTCAACCACGCCGAGGACGCGGTCGAGGTCGGCCAGCAGGTACTCGTCGAGGTCAAGGACGTTCTCGACGGCGGTCGCAAGTTCAAGCTCGAGTACGTCGGTGAGCGTGCCGGCGGGAACGACGACGGCGACGCCGACGGTGGCGACGACGAGCCCCGTGGCGGCCGTGACCGTGGCGGTGACCGCGAGCGCGGTGACCGTGGCGGTGACCGCGAGCGCGGTGGCCGTGGTGGTGACCGTGAGCGTGGCGGTGACCGCGAGCGTGGCGGCGATCGTGAGCGTGGTGGCCGGGAGCGCGGCGAGCGTGGCGGTGATCGCGAGCGCGGTGGCCGTGGTGGTGACCGTGAGCGTGGCGGTGACCGGGACCGCGGTGGTGACCGGGACCGCGGTGGTGACCGTGAGCGTGGCGGTGACCGTGAGCGTGGCGGTGACCGTGAGCGTGGCGGTGACCGTGAGCGTGGCGGCCGCGAGGGCGGCGGCGACGGCGGGGGCGAGCGCACCCGCACGCGGACCCGCAGCCGCAGCCGCGAGCGCGACTGA
- a CDS encoding WS/DGAT/MGAT family O-acyltransferase, protein MPLIDAIFLVGERRGRPLHVGGLQLFEPPADAGPDFTRQQYRDALAHAPAPLFRRRPVRSLGGVGPWTWADDDDLDLEYHVRHSALPHPGGIRELLTLVSRLHGTMLDRNRPLWESHVIEGLDDGRLAIYSKVHHALIDGTGAMRWLLRSLSTDPDARGMAPPWSLPARPPSESSTDDDEPSGGLLSSVTGSVADEVSSLGRSFGQASSTAVRAVRQSLEDRATALPYQAPRSMLNQPITGARRFAAQSWPLERIRAVGRDTGAKVNDVVLAMTAGALRRYLLDHDALPERPLIAAVPVSLRGGDAPGRGNAVGVVLCNLGTHLADPMARLELVHCSMRDAKNELADLEPAAVLLLSALSFGPVAFGPLFRFRPLRRPAFNLVVSNVPGPSEPRYYNGARLDGMYPASVPYDGQALNVTVTSHDGQLSFGLTGCRRRVPSLQRLLDHLEASLTELEEAA, encoded by the coding sequence GTGCCTTTGATCGACGCGATCTTCCTGGTGGGGGAGCGGCGGGGGCGTCCGCTGCACGTCGGCGGCCTGCAGCTGTTCGAGCCGCCCGCCGACGCCGGGCCCGACTTCACCAGGCAGCAGTACCGCGACGCACTGGCCCACGCGCCGGCGCCGCTGTTCCGACGCCGGCCGGTCCGTTCGCTCGGCGGGGTGGGTCCGTGGACCTGGGCCGACGACGACGACCTCGACCTCGAGTACCACGTGCGCCACTCGGCGCTGCCGCATCCCGGTGGCATCCGCGAACTGCTGACGCTGGTGTCCCGGCTGCACGGCACGATGCTGGACCGCAACCGGCCGCTGTGGGAGAGCCACGTCATCGAGGGCCTCGACGACGGACGCCTGGCGATCTACTCCAAGGTGCACCACGCCCTGATCGACGGCACCGGTGCGATGCGCTGGCTACTGCGTTCGCTGAGCACCGACCCCGACGCGCGCGGGATGGCACCGCCGTGGTCGTTGCCGGCCCGGCCGCCCAGCGAGTCGTCGACCGACGACGACGAGCCCTCGGGTGGTCTGCTGAGCTCGGTCACCGGCAGCGTCGCCGACGAGGTGAGCTCGCTCGGGCGCTCGTTCGGGCAGGCCTCCTCGACCGCGGTACGCGCGGTGCGACAGTCGCTGGAGGACCGCGCCACCGCGCTGCCCTACCAGGCGCCACGGTCCATGCTCAACCAGCCGATCACGGGGGCGCGCCGGTTCGCGGCCCAGTCGTGGCCGCTGGAACGGATCCGTGCGGTCGGCCGTGACACCGGCGCGAAGGTCAACGACGTGGTCCTGGCGATGACCGCCGGGGCGTTGCGCCGTTATCTGCTCGACCACGACGCGCTGCCCGAACGTCCGCTGATCGCGGCGGTGCCGGTGTCGCTGCGCGGCGGCGACGCGCCCGGACGCGGCAACGCCGTCGGGGTCGTGCTGTGCAACCTCGGCACCCACCTCGCCGACCCGATGGCACGGCTCGAGCTCGTGCACTGCTCGATGCGCGACGCGAAGAACGAGCTCGCCGACCTCGAACCGGCCGCGGTGCTGCTGCTGAGCGCGCTCAGCTTCGGCCCGGTGGCCTTCGGTCCGCTGTTCCGGTTCCGGCCCCTGCGCCGGCCGGCGTTCAACCTCGTCGTGTCCAACGTCCCGGGGCCGTCCGAGCCGCGCTACTACAACGGCGCCCGGCTCGACGGCATGTACCCGGCGTCGGTGCCCTACGACGGCCAGGCGCTCAACGTCACGGTCACCAGCCACGACGGGCAGCTCTCGTTCGGGCTGACCGGGTGCCGACGGCGGGTGCCCTCGCTGCAGCGGCTGCTCGACCATCTCGAGGCGTCGCTGACCGAGCTCGAGGAGGCGGCGTGA
- the purE gene encoding 5-(carboxyamino)imidazole ribonucleotide mutase, translated as MGSASDHPVMGEAAETVRRFGVSCLEQVVSAHRMPDEMLRFGHEAADRGIDVIIAGAGGAAHLPGMLASVTHLPVIGVPVKLKALDGLDSLLSIVQMPRGVPVATVAIDGAANAGLLALRILATRDAELAARLRAHREELGEEARRRGRDLFGEA; from the coding sequence ATGGGCTCCGCGTCCGACCACCCCGTGATGGGTGAGGCCGCCGAGACCGTCCGCCGCTTCGGGGTGTCCTGCCTCGAGCAGGTGGTCTCGGCCCATCGGATGCCCGACGAGATGCTGCGGTTCGGGCACGAGGCCGCCGACCGCGGCATCGACGTGATCATCGCCGGAGCCGGGGGAGCCGCCCATCTGCCGGGCATGCTGGCCAGTGTCACCCACCTTCCGGTCATCGGGGTGCCGGTGAAGCTCAAGGCACTCGACGGACTCGACTCGCTGCTCTCGATCGTGCAGATGCCCCGCGGCGTGCCGGTCGCCACCGTCGCGATCGACGGTGCCGCCAACGCGGGCCTGCTCGCGCTGCGCATCCTCGCCACGCGCGACGCCGAGCTCGCCGCGCGGTTGCGCGCGCACCGCGAGGAGCTCGGTGAGGAGGCCCGCCGACGCGGCCGGGACCTGTTCGGCGAGGCCTGA
- a CDS encoding EAL domain-containing protein, with protein sequence MAVRRRAGGDPVGDAPAETRETAAATTALIVGHVRQRAGEQGVERLLALAGVPFTSTELSDERRWFAYDTRIRLFAAAVEVLDDPDACFAIGATALANTSLAPAIVLLIRTLGSPQQVFRQLPSAVTKFSTTSTMTMLEVGKQHAEIVYVLHDGYVHSRLDCDYARGLISTVPAFFGLPAAHVEHLACESDGADACHYRVTWRTRPRWWQRRRGTSIPAPTSTELRALRGQLHALQSAASDLVDSDDLHAALARITERAASAVVAPAYLLAVQHADGVKRLVHSAGLEPAEAGDLGRRLLAGEYLGPNIVVVDVASARRHYGRLAAVYAPSHRGFEEERTLLASYAAHAAAALDLVLASEASRRGEARAHDLLVLAHRLSLTRSEDEVATVTVQAVPAITGARRSTLLRWDPAVGSLRASATVGLAADEHDALLAAALRPDDTPELARMLTRLEPALLRRAGASPSMRQLLQAAGADHVLAVPLIAGDQLLGVLTAAHGPQAPDSWPDEAASSGLDGLAKQSAAALYNARLLAQVRHQAHHDGLTGLPNRALFMQDLEVCLETASAPNAVAVLFCDLDDFKQVNDRLGHAIGDELLRQVAARLRSLLRGGDSVARLSGDEFAIVVCAPDVDLVAREIADRLTAQFATPFRLDGREVRVTTSVGVAVCHADDDGDRLLRRADAAMYVAKQRGRNQVADADEAPRRATVDRSTVAELRRAITQDELTLHFQPVVRLDHHDGRTVVGGVAAQEALVRWPHPQLGLLSPAAFLPAAEHSGSVADLDLWALRAATAAAGAWTDTDEPSHVAVNLSAQTLVDRRLPGTVRAALAAADLEPGQLTLEVIESRSLVDLPGVVEQLTELRRLGLRIALDDFGTGFSTLSWLQRLPIDQIKLDRSFVTALHETADADALIEGVVALARALDIELVAEGVETAAQLDALSAAGCRFVQGYLLAPPSATALGRGDRLAPLQDPVGT encoded by the coding sequence ATGGCAGTCAGGCGACGCGCGGGCGGTGACCCGGTCGGGGACGCGCCGGCCGAGACACGCGAGACCGCCGCCGCGACCACGGCGCTGATCGTCGGCCACGTGCGGCAGCGGGCCGGCGAGCAGGGCGTCGAACGCCTGCTCGCGCTGGCCGGGGTCCCGTTCACGTCGACCGAACTGTCCGACGAGCGGCGGTGGTTCGCCTACGACACGCGGATCCGCCTGTTCGCGGCCGCGGTCGAGGTGCTCGACGACCCCGACGCCTGTTTCGCGATCGGGGCGACGGCGCTGGCCAACACCAGCCTCGCGCCCGCCATCGTGCTGCTGATCCGGACGTTGGGCTCGCCGCAGCAGGTCTTCCGCCAGTTGCCGAGCGCGGTGACCAAGTTCTCCACCACCTCGACGATGACGATGCTCGAGGTCGGAAAGCAGCATGCCGAGATCGTCTACGTCCTCCACGACGGCTACGTGCACTCCCGGCTCGACTGCGACTACGCACGCGGGCTGATCTCCACCGTGCCGGCCTTCTTCGGTCTGCCGGCGGCGCACGTCGAACACCTCGCCTGCGAGTCCGACGGCGCGGACGCGTGCCACTACCGGGTGACCTGGCGGACCCGCCCGCGGTGGTGGCAGCGGCGCCGCGGGACGTCCATCCCGGCGCCGACGAGCACGGAGCTGCGGGCGCTGCGCGGGCAACTGCACGCGCTGCAGTCGGCCGCGTCCGACCTGGTGGACAGCGACGACCTGCACGCCGCACTGGCGAGGATCACCGAGCGGGCCGCCTCGGCGGTCGTCGCCCCGGCCTACCTGCTGGCCGTGCAGCACGCCGACGGCGTCAAACGGCTGGTCCACAGCGCCGGACTCGAGCCGGCCGAGGCCGGCGACCTGGGCCGGCGGCTGCTGGCCGGGGAGTACCTCGGTCCCAACATCGTGGTCGTCGACGTGGCCAGCGCCCGGCGACACTACGGGCGCCTCGCCGCGGTCTACGCCCCGAGCCACCGCGGCTTCGAGGAGGAGCGCACGCTGTTGGCCTCCTATGCGGCCCACGCCGCCGCCGCGCTGGACCTCGTGCTGGCCTCGGAGGCGTCGCGGCGCGGGGAGGCCCGCGCGCACGACCTGCTCGTCCTGGCGCACCGGTTGTCGCTGACCCGCAGCGAGGACGAGGTGGCCACCGTCACGGTCCAGGCCGTGCCCGCCATCACCGGTGCCCGACGGTCCACGCTGCTGCGGTGGGACCCGGCCGTCGGTTCGCTGCGGGCCTCGGCGACCGTGGGGCTGGCCGCCGACGAGCACGACGCACTGCTCGCGGCCGCGCTGCGTCCCGACGACACGCCCGAACTGGCCCGGATGCTGACCCGTCTGGAACCGGCCCTGCTGCGCCGCGCCGGGGCCAGCCCGTCGATGCGCCAGTTGCTGCAGGCGGCCGGCGCCGACCACGTCCTGGCGGTACCGCTCATCGCCGGCGACCAGCTGCTCGGCGTGCTCACCGCCGCCCACGGTCCGCAGGCACCCGACTCCTGGCCCGACGAGGCCGCGTCCAGCGGTCTCGACGGCCTGGCGAAGCAGTCGGCCGCAGCGCTCTACAACGCCCGGCTGTTGGCCCAGGTCCGCCACCAGGCCCACCACGACGGACTCACCGGGTTGCCCAACCGGGCGCTGTTTATGCAGGACCTCGAGGTGTGTCTCGAGACCGCGTCGGCACCCAACGCCGTGGCGGTGCTGTTCTGCGACCTCGACGACTTCAAGCAGGTCAACGACCGGCTCGGACACGCCATCGGCGACGAACTGCTGCGGCAGGTCGCGGCGCGTCTGCGCTCCCTGCTGCGCGGTGGCGACTCGGTCGCGCGCCTCAGCGGTGACGAGTTCGCGATCGTCGTGTGCGCACCCGACGTCGACCTCGTGGCCCGCGAGATCGCCGATCGCCTGACCGCACAGTTCGCGACCCCGTTCCGACTCGACGGCCGCGAGGTGCGCGTGACCACCAGCGTCGGCGTGGCCGTCTGCCATGCCGACGACGACGGCGACCGGCTGCTGCGGCGCGCCGACGCCGCGATGTACGTCGCCAAGCAGCGGGGCCGCAACCAGGTGGCCGACGCCGACGAGGCCCCCCGCCGGGCCACCGTCGACCGCTCGACCGTCGCCGAGCTGCGCCGCGCCATCACCCAGGACGAGCTGACCCTGCACTTCCAGCCGGTCGTGCGGCTCGATCACCACGACGGACGGACCGTCGTCGGTGGTGTCGCCGCCCAGGAGGCGCTGGTCCGCTGGCCACACCCGCAACTGGGCCTGCTCTCGCCGGCCGCGTTCCTGCCGGCCGCCGAGCACAGCGGCAGCGTCGCGGACCTCGACCTGTGGGCACTGCGTGCCGCGACCGCCGCGGCCGGTGCCTGGACCGACACCGACGAGCCGTCCCACGTGGCGGTCAACCTCTCGGCACAGACGCTGGTCGACCGGCGCCTGCCCGGCACGGTCCGGGCGGCCCTGGCCGCAGCCGACCTCGAACCCGGCCAGCTGACGTTGGAGGTCATCGAGTCGCGGTCGCTGGTCGACCTGCCCGGCGTGGTCGAGCAGCTGACCGAGCTGCGCCGGCTCGGGCTCCGCATCGCCCTGGACGACTTCGGCACCGGGTTCTCGACCCTGTCGTGGCTCCAGCGTCTGCCCATCGACCAGATCAAGCTCGACCGCAGCTTCGTGACGGCACTGCACGAGACCGCCGACGCCGACGCGCTGATCGAGGGCGTCGTCGCCCTGGCACGCGCCTTGGACATCGAACTGGTCGCCGAGGGCGTGGAGACCGCGGCACAGCTCGACGCCCTGTCAGCTGCCGGTTGCCGGTTCGTGCAGGGCTACCTGCTGGCACCTCCGTCCGCGACGGCGCTCGGGCGGGGCGACCGGCTGGCTCCGCTCCAGGACCCGGTCGGAACGTGA
- a CDS encoding bifunctional riboflavin kinase/FAD synthetase, whose translation MSEVHRADVHELGELTAVDSVVTIGNFDGVHRGHQVLLRRTVDAARDRDARAVAITFDPHPAAVLRPGSEPPRLQSVDERVAALCALDLDLVVVLAFTRELSHLSPQAFVEDVLVRPLGTRRLIVGTNFRFGHKAAGDVVTLVEAGDVHGFEVEAVTLRELEHRPISSTQVRRSLADGDLGWANLALGRPYAVRGEVVPGDGRGRTIGVPTANVAVDDGRLVPANGVYAGTASVEGSSWPAVTNVGRRPTFAGATRTVEVHLLDADPDLYGRELTFAFEHRLRDEQRFDGVEALVAQIHTDIATARELLG comes from the coding sequence GTGAGCGAGGTACACCGCGCCGACGTCCACGAACTGGGTGAGCTGACCGCCGTCGACTCGGTGGTCACGATCGGCAACTTCGACGGCGTCCACCGCGGCCATCAGGTGCTGCTGCGACGGACGGTCGACGCGGCACGGGACCGCGACGCCCGGGCGGTCGCGATCACCTTCGACCCGCATCCCGCGGCGGTGCTGCGTCCGGGCAGTGAGCCGCCGCGACTGCAGTCGGTCGACGAGCGCGTCGCGGCCCTGTGCGCGCTCGACCTCGACCTGGTGGTGGTGCTCGCCTTCACCCGGGAGCTGTCGCACCTCTCCCCGCAGGCGTTCGTCGAGGACGTGCTGGTCCGGCCGCTGGGCACCCGTCGGCTGATCGTCGGGACGAACTTCCGCTTCGGGCACAAGGCCGCCGGTGACGTGGTGACGCTCGTCGAAGCCGGCGACGTCCACGGGTTCGAGGTCGAGGCCGTCACCCTGCGGGAACTGGAGCACCGTCCGATCTCGTCCACGCAGGTCCGACGCTCCCTCGCCGACGGGGACCTCGGCTGGGCGAACCTGGCACTGGGGCGGCCCTACGCGGTGCGCGGGGAGGTCGTCCCGGGGGACGGTCGTGGTCGCACCATCGGGGTGCCGACGGCGAACGTGGCGGTCGACGACGGCCGGCTCGTGCCCGCCAACGGCGTGTACGCCGGGACGGCCTCGGTCGAGGGCTCGTCGTGGCCGGCCGTCACCAACGTCGGTCGACGGCCGACGTTCGCGGGCGCGACCCGGACCGTCGAGGTCCACCTGCTCGACGCCGACCCCGATCTGTACGGTCGTGAGCTGACGTTCGCGTTCGAGCACCGCCTGCGCGACGAGCAGCGCTTCGACGGCGTCGAGGCCCTGGTCGCCCAGATCCACACGGACATCGCCACGGCGCGGGAGCTGCTCGGCTGA
- the rpsO gene encoding 30S ribosomal protein S15, which translates to MAAVLPDDKQEIIARFAQSEGDTGSPEVQVALLTKRISHLTEHLKTHKHDHHSRRGLLMLVGQRRRLLNYLRDKDIERYRALIAELELRR; encoded by the coding sequence TTGGCTGCCGTCCTTCCCGACGACAAGCAGGAGATCATCGCCCGTTTCGCGCAGAGCGAGGGCGACACCGGCTCCCCCGAGGTCCAGGTGGCGCTGCTGACCAAGCGCATCAGCCACCTGACCGAGCACCTCAAGACGCACAAGCACGACCACCACTCGCGGCGTGGGCTGCTGATGCTGGTCGGTCAGCGTCGACGGCTGCTGAACTACCTGCGTGACAAGGACATCGAGCGCTACCGCGCGCTCATCGCGGAGCTCGAGCTCCGCCGCTGA
- a CDS encoding 5-(carboxyamino)imidazole ribonucleotide synthase, with protein MPPTIGVVGGGQLARMLLPSAARLGLPLVFLARPGDAVGAVWPAVLSGEPDADGLRRLAARVDVVTVEHELVDLDTMQTLQDAGTPVRPSAATLAIATDKVRQREVLAAAGVPVAPWTLAGDLDAIGAFGDVHGWPLVLKRPRGGYDGRGVWVVDDLDAARTVLDEVDGDPLLVEPKVTLTGELAVLVARRPGGETVVYDPVETVQVDAMCREVLQPPRVPAAVAARARELAALVADAIGSVGMLSVELFVSGEQVLLNELAARPHNAGHLTIEGTVTSQFENHLRAVADLPLGSPASRGPAVMVNVVGGPVDPQQRLAETLAAEPAVAVHLYGKDHRPGRKLGHVTATGDDLETVRGRALRAADRLTAPAEEASS; from the coding sequence GTGCCGCCCACCATCGGGGTCGTCGGGGGCGGGCAGCTCGCCCGCATGCTGCTGCCGTCCGCCGCCCGACTCGGCCTCCCCCTGGTCTTCCTCGCCCGGCCGGGTGACGCGGTCGGTGCCGTGTGGCCCGCGGTGCTCTCCGGCGAGCCGGACGCCGACGGACTGCGCCGGCTCGCCGCACGGGTCGACGTGGTCACGGTCGAGCACGAGCTGGTCGACCTCGACACGATGCAGACGCTCCAGGACGCGGGCACGCCCGTGCGCCCGTCCGCCGCGACCCTGGCGATCGCGACCGACAAGGTCCGCCAGCGCGAGGTGCTCGCCGCGGCCGGCGTGCCGGTCGCGCCCTGGACGCTGGCCGGCGACCTCGACGCGATCGGCGCCTTCGGCGACGTCCACGGATGGCCGCTGGTGCTCAAGCGGCCCCGCGGTGGCTACGACGGCCGCGGCGTGTGGGTGGTCGACGACCTCGACGCGGCCCGTACCGTCCTCGACGAGGTCGACGGTGACCCGCTGCTGGTCGAACCGAAGGTGACGTTGACCGGTGAGCTCGCCGTGCTGGTCGCCCGACGTCCCGGGGGCGAGACGGTCGTCTACGACCCGGTCGAGACCGTGCAGGTCGACGCGATGTGTCGCGAGGTGCTCCAGCCACCCCGGGTCCCCGCTGCCGTCGCCGCCCGGGCCCGCGAGCTCGCCGCCCTGGTGGCCGACGCGATCGGCTCGGTCGGCATGCTGTCGGTCGAGCTGTTCGTCAGCGGGGAGCAGGTGTTGCTCAACGAGCTCGCCGCCCGCCCGCACAACGCCGGCCACCTGACGATCGAGGGGACCGTCACCTCGCAGTTCGAGAACCACCTGCGCGCCGTCGCCGACCTGCCGCTGGGGTCGCCCGCGTCGCGGGGGCCGGCCGTGATGGTCAACGTCGTCGGCGGTCCCGTCGACCCGCAGCAGCGGCTGGCCGAGACGCTGGCCGCCGAACCGGCCGTCGCCGTGCACCTGTACGGCAAGGATCACCGGCCCGGGCGCAAGCTCGGGCACGTCACCGCGACCGGCGACGACCTCGAGACCGTCCGCGGGCGGGCGCTGCGAGCTGCCGACCGCCTGACCGCACCAGCCGAGGAGGCATCGTCGTGA